AGGCTTCGACTTCATGATGCCGACGATCTGGGACCAGGACAATGATCCCGTACTCGCCGAATGTCTGGACGGAGCGTATTTTCTCACCGATAACCAAGTCTCAAAGAACGAGTTGCTCAAGCGCATCCGCGAGAACCAGCTTCTGGTCATTTCCGACGGCACTCGGGAACGCTTGAATCTCTACCGGACCAGTCTGACTTTTGCCAGAGCCTGGAAGGAATCGCACCTGATCATGGCCAACGGCGCTTCGAACTATCGTCGTCTGATCGCCGTGAACCAGGGATTCACCAGGGATATCGTGTCCTTTCATCGAACCGACCAGAAGGATGTCGTTTTTTTCTGCAAGCCCCGCTCGGAACGCATCCGTCATGTCACGGAAAGAGAGTTGCTGCTCATGGCCGAAAAGCTGATTGAATCCATGCGGACGGCCAGGGCGGAAGGCAAGACCGTCATCTTTTACAGCGCTATTATCGGTTCCATTCCCGGACAGACCAAAGTGGCGATTTCCATCCTGAACACCTTTGTCTCCTATCTGCGCTCCCGGCTGGAACAGTGCCTGATCATCAACCCCGCCGAGCATTTCAAACCGGGCATGGACGGCGACGATCTGATGTACATGTGGGAAAAGGTCCAACGTAGCGGGTTCATTGATGTCTGGCGATTCCAGACGGTGGAGGACATTGAACGCAGTTTCGAGCTGCTTGGTCAGAAAATGCCCGCGGTCTGGAACGGCAAGGACGCGACGTACTCCACCGGCTGCACCAAGGAAATGACCATCGCCTTGGACATGCAGAAAAAGCATTCGGAATTGCAGATCATTGGACCGGATCCAGCCAAATTTTTTCGGCGCAGAGAGTATGGCGTAGGCAAGTATTTTGATATTAGTCTGGAACGAAACTGGCGATAGCTGTGTGACATACATGCTCACAAGGAAGTTCACTTGTCAGGCTTTTCGTTTTTATGACTTGACTCGGAAACTGCATGCAAAAGAAGCATCCCGCAAAGACGTGAATTCAGCGAACTGATCCACCAATTTCAGCTTTCGATTCGCATGATTCAACCAATGAACGACAAAAGGAGTCGCGTCGTGTCCGTATATGAAGCCGTGATCGGCCTGGAGGTGCATGCGCAGCTGCGCACCCGGACGAAGATTTTTTGTGGCTGCTCTACCCAGTTCGGGCGGGAGCCCAATTCCAATGTATGTCCGGTTTGCACGGGCATGCCCGGAGTGCTGCCGGTACTCAACCGAACAGCCGTGGAATACGCGCTGAAAATGGCTTTGGCGGTCCAGTGCAGAGTAAATAACCGCTCGGTTTTCGCCCGCAAGAATTACTTTTATCCGGACCTGCCCAAGGCATATCAGATTTCCCAATACGAACTTCCGCTGGCGGAACATGGTCATTTGCGAATCTGGGTGGACGACGTGGAAAGAACCATCGGCATTACGCGCATCCACATGGAAGAGGACGCGGGAAAGTCCATTCATTCGGCGACGGAAAACAAGAGCTTTGTGGATCTGAACCGCACCGGGGTGCCGCTGATCGAAATCGTCAGCGAACCGGATCTTCGCAGTGCCGACGAAGCCGTGGCCTATCTCAAGGCGTTGCGTTCCATCCTGGTCTACCTCGAAATCTGCGACGGGAACATGGAGGAGGGCAGTTTTCGCTGCGACGCCAATATATCCATCCGTCCCAAGGGCGTGACGGAACTCGGGACGCGCACCGAATTGAAAAACCTCAATTCTTTTCGCCATGTGCACAAGGCGATCGAATATGAAATCTCTCGTCAGGCCGTGCTCCTTGAGGACGGGGAAATGATCGTCCAGGAAACCCGCCTTTATGACGTGGACAAGGGCATCACCATTTCCATGCGCGGCAAGGAAGAAGCCCACGACTACCGCTATTTTCCCGATCCTGATCTCGTGCCCGTGCTGGTCCGGGAGGAGCAACTGCATACGCTGCGGCAGTCCATTCCGGAATTGCCGCAAGCCAGGGAGGCCCGATTCATCTCCGAGTATGGTCTGCCGACCACCGCGGCCCAAACATTGACCGCGGAAAAGGACTTGGCGGAATATTTCGAGAACGTGGTCAGGCTGGGACCGGAACCGCAGAAAGTCTGCAACTGGATGCTCACTGATCTGCTGCGCGAATTGAACCAGGCCAGGATTCCGGTCGCGCAATCCCCGCTGAACCCGGGTCATCTGGCCGAGTTGCTGGCCATGATCGATTCAGGCAAGATCAGCACGAGCATCGCCAAGCAGATATTTCCGGAAATCTTCGCCACAAAGGATTCACCGCAAGCTATCGTGGAGCGCAAAGGGTTGGCCCAGATTTCAGACAGCGGCGCTCTGGAAGCCGTGGTGGATAAGATTCTGGCTGCGAACCCCAAGGAGGTCGAGGCCTACA
This DNA window, taken from Desulfonatronum thiosulfatophilum, encodes the following:
- the gatB gene encoding Asp-tRNA(Asn)/Glu-tRNA(Gln) amidotransferase subunit GatB, which translates into the protein MSVYEAVIGLEVHAQLRTRTKIFCGCSTQFGREPNSNVCPVCTGMPGVLPVLNRTAVEYALKMALAVQCRVNNRSVFARKNYFYPDLPKAYQISQYELPLAEHGHLRIWVDDVERTIGITRIHMEEDAGKSIHSATENKSFVDLNRTGVPLIEIVSEPDLRSADEAVAYLKALRSILVYLEICDGNMEEGSFRCDANISIRPKGVTELGTRTELKNLNSFRHVHKAIEYEISRQAVLLEDGEMIVQETRLYDVDKGITISMRGKEEAHDYRYFPDPDLVPVLVREEQLHTLRQSIPELPQAREARFISEYGLPTTAAQTLTAEKDLAEYFENVVRLGPEPQKVCNWMLTDLLRELNQARIPVAQSPLNPGHLAELLAMIDSGKISTSIAKQIFPEIFATKDSPQAIVERKGLAQISDSGALEAVVDKILAANPKEVEAYKNGKTKLMGFFVGQIMRQTKGQANPDMVNKLILEKLQ